One Deinococcus reticulitermitis DNA segment encodes these proteins:
- a CDS encoding ABC transporter permease: protein MTTTAAPAPTETKSYSTFQLAMRRLRRHKAAMVSLAFIIFVTLMAIFAPWLAPHDPNAQDLVGIYAPPNSTYPLGQDDLGRDLLSRIIYGSRISLVVGFSVALISVFLGTMMGLLAGFFGGRTDSLISRFIEFMLCLPTLPLQLVISGIFASSDKPWIANLRDNLGPSASVFIIITIFALFGWMGTARLVRGEVLKLKNLEYVDAARALGANNNRIMWRHLFPNLLGIVIVSATFDVGSAILGEAALSFLGFGIQPPVSTWGNMLSNAQEVVLQYPWLPFYPGLAILFTVLAFNFLGDGLRDAFDPRARR, encoded by the coding sequence ATGACCACGACAGCAGCGCCCGCACCGACAGAAACCAAAAGTTATTCCACCTTCCAGCTCGCGATGCGCCGGTTGCGTCGCCACAAAGCGGCGATGGTCAGTCTCGCATTCATCATCTTCGTGACCCTGATGGCGATCTTCGCGCCCTGGCTTGCGCCGCATGATCCCAATGCGCAGGATCTGGTCGGGATCTATGCGCCGCCGAACTCCACCTACCCACTGGGGCAAGACGACCTGGGCCGTGACCTGCTCTCGCGCATCATCTACGGCAGCCGGATCAGTCTGGTGGTCGGCTTCTCGGTGGCCCTGATCAGTGTGTTTCTCGGAACCATGATGGGGCTGCTGGCCGGCTTTTTCGGGGGACGAACCGACAGTCTCATCAGCCGCTTTATCGAGTTCATGTTGTGCCTGCCCACCTTGCCCCTTCAGCTCGTGATCTCGGGCATCTTCGCCAGCAGCGATAAGCCCTGGATCGCCAATCTGCGCGACAACCTGGGCCCGTCAGCGAGCGTCTTTATCATCATCACCATCTTTGCGCTCTTCGGCTGGATGGGCACCGCCCGACTCGTACGCGGCGAAGTGCTCAAGCTCAAGAACCTGGAGTACGTGGACGCCGCGCGGGCGCTGGGGGCCAACAACAACCGCATCATGTGGCGGCACCTGTTTCCGAACCTGCTCGGTATCGTGATCGTGAGCGCCACCTTCGATGTGGGCAGCGCGATTCTGGGTGAAGCGGCGCTCAGCTTCCTCGGCTTTGGGATTCAGCCGCCGGTTTCGACCTGGGGCAACATGCTCAGCAACGCGCAGGAAGTGGTGCTTCAGTACCCCTGGCTGCCGTTCTATCCGGGCCTCGCCATCCTGTTTACCGTGCTCGCGTTCAACTTCCTCGGCGACGGCCTGCGCGACGCCTTCGACCCGCGCGCCCGGCGTTAA
- the ruvC gene encoding crossover junction endodeoxyribonuclease RuvC, with the protein MIVLGIDPGLANLGLGLVEGDIRRARHLYHVCLTTQSAWLMPRRLQYIYEEVSRLLAEYRPDAVAIENQILRRQADVAFKVGQAFGVVQLACAQAGVPIHAYGPMQVKKSLVGAGRAEKEQVIYMVKASLGMKELFNDHAADALALALTHLAHAPMQGRASAAALLRS; encoded by the coding sequence ATGATCGTACTCGGCATCGACCCAGGGCTCGCCAACCTCGGGTTGGGCCTGGTCGAGGGGGACATCCGGCGGGCCAGGCACCTCTACCACGTCTGCCTGACCACCCAGAGCGCGTGGCTGATGCCGCGGCGGTTGCAATACATCTATGAGGAAGTCTCACGGCTGCTGGCCGAGTACCGGCCCGACGCGGTGGCGATCGAAAACCAGATCCTGCGCCGGCAGGCCGACGTGGCCTTCAAGGTGGGGCAGGCGTTCGGCGTGGTGCAGCTCGCGTGCGCCCAGGCCGGCGTGCCCATCCACGCCTACGGCCCGATGCAGGTGAAAAAGTCGCTGGTGGGTGCGGGCCGCGCGGAGAAAGAGCAGGTGATCTACATGGTCAAGGCCAGCCTCGGGATGAAGGAGCTGTTCAACGACCACGCGGCCGACGCACTGGCCCTCGCGCTGACCCACCTCGCGCACGCGCCCATGCAGGGACGCGCGAGCGCAGCAGCGCTGCTGCGGTCCTGA
- a CDS encoding PrsW family glutamic-type intramembrane protease, giving the protein MLIFSLLLSILITLAWLWFFVRRDRHPEPPWLLARTFAWGMFAWLIAAAFESSLGALLSSSWPLTLLLVALLTAGIEEVSKFMAAYTAVHEPSFDEPMDGLIYAVTAALGFALVENVTYTLGFGARAGAWHALLATLAHALFSAPQGYALGGHWTAVGRWWRRRGLVLSVALHFVFNSLLISGAGTPLLVALAGLVSLMVILAGRYYLIYEAEARALAASGAPPLSHPWPWQHWRAGRWGRRAP; this is encoded by the coding sequence ATGCTGATCTTCTCTCTGCTGCTCTCGATCCTGATTACCCTGGCCTGGCTGTGGTTTTTCGTGCGCCGCGACCGCCACCCCGAGCCCCCCTGGCTGCTCGCGCGGACCTTCGCGTGGGGCATGTTCGCCTGGCTGATCGCGGCGGCGTTCGAGAGTAGCCTGGGGGCGCTGCTCAGCAGCTCTTGGCCGCTGACCCTCCTGCTGGTCGCGCTGCTGACGGCCGGCATCGAGGAGGTCAGCAAGTTCATGGCGGCCTACACCGCCGTACACGAGCCTTCCTTCGACGAGCCGATGGACGGCCTGATCTACGCCGTGACGGCGGCGCTCGGCTTCGCGCTGGTCGAGAACGTGACCTACACGCTCGGCTTCGGGGCCAGGGCCGGGGCCTGGCACGCCCTGCTCGCCACGCTCGCGCACGCGCTGTTCAGTGCGCCGCAAGGCTACGCACTGGGCGGTCACTGGACGGCGGTGGGTCGGTGGTGGCGTCGGCGCGGGCTGGTGCTGAGCGTCGCCCTGCACTTCGTGTTCAACAGCCTGCTGATCAGTGGGGCGGGCACCCCGCTTCTCGTCGCGCTCGCCGGACTGGTCAGCTTGATGGTGATTCTCGCGGGCCGCTACTACCTGATCTACGAGGCCGAGGCGCGCGCCCTCGCGGCGAGCGGCGCCCCTCCCCTGAGTCATCCCTGGCCGTGGCAACACTGGCGGGCCGGGAGGTGGGGACGCCGGGCGCCCTGA
- a CDS encoding PilT/PilU family type 4a pilus ATPase, with amino-acid sequence MSVLDTLLTALVKEGASDIHLRAGSSPAARVNGIIRRFGDTRLAPEHLVEFTRAMLPNEEVWQGFLSRREADFAYGIAGVGRFRVNAYFQRGTVGLIMRVIEERPIPSFSELGLPAAVFNELAEYERGLVLVTGPTGSGKTTTLASLIDHINTEQPVNIVTLEDPIEILHRDKAAMISQRELGLDTLSFANGLRAAMRQDPDIILIGEMRDKETVEAALSAAQTGHLVLSTLHTQDAIRTVNRIIDFFAPHERGQIRLALSESIVGIVSQRLLARQGGGRVLGMEIMLGTPTIRECIKDPERTDEIKQALVEGSVRGMRTFDQHLVDLVLDGQLAQEEALASATSPHEVKLMLMKRQYA; translated from the coding sequence ATGAGCGTCCTCGACACCCTCCTGACGGCCCTCGTGAAGGAAGGGGCCAGTGACATCCATCTGCGGGCCGGGTCGAGCCCGGCGGCGCGAGTCAACGGCATTATCCGGCGCTTCGGCGACACCCGGCTGGCGCCCGAGCACCTCGTCGAGTTCACGCGCGCCATGCTGCCCAATGAGGAGGTCTGGCAGGGCTTTCTCAGCCGGCGTGAGGCCGATTTCGCCTACGGCATCGCGGGGGTGGGGCGCTTCCGGGTCAACGCCTACTTCCAGCGCGGCACGGTCGGCCTGATCATGCGCGTGATCGAGGAACGGCCGATCCCGAGCTTCAGTGAACTCGGGTTGCCCGCCGCCGTCTTCAACGAACTCGCCGAGTACGAGCGGGGCCTAGTGCTGGTGACGGGCCCCACGGGCAGCGGCAAGACCACCACGCTCGCCAGCCTGATCGACCACATCAACACCGAGCAGCCGGTCAATATCGTGACGCTTGAAGACCCCATCGAGATCCTGCACCGCGACAAGGCCGCGATGATCAGCCAGCGCGAACTCGGACTCGACACCCTGAGTTTCGCCAACGGGCTGCGCGCCGCGATGCGTCAGGACCCGGACATCATCTTGATCGGCGAGATGCGCGACAAGGAGACGGTCGAGGCGGCCCTCTCGGCGGCGCAGACCGGGCACCTCGTGCTTTCCACCCTCCACACTCAGGACGCGATTCGCACGGTCAACCGCATCATTGATTTCTTCGCGCCGCACGAGCGGGGGCAGATTCGCCTCGCTCTGTCGGAGAGCATCGTCGGCATCGTGAGCCAGCGCCTGCTCGCGCGCCAGGGAGGTGGGCGGGTGCTCGGCATGGAGATCATGCTCGGGACCCCCACCATCCGCGAGTGCATCAAGGACCCTGAGCGCACCGACGAGATCAAGCAGGCGCTGGTCGAAGGCAGCGTGCGCGGGATGCGGACCTTCGACCAGCACCTCGTTGACCTGGTGCTCGACGGGCAACTTGCCCAGGAAGAGGCCTTGGCCTCCGCCACCAGTCCTCACGAGGTCAAGCTGATGCTGATGAAGCGGCAGTACGCCTGA
- a CDS encoding thymidine phosphorylase, which produces MTSSPFSVPDLLQKKRDGGEHTRAELEALVLGFTRGEVPDYQLSAWLMAVFLRGMTPQETADLTLTMAASGDQLDLAGLSHTVDKHSTGGVGDKTSLVLTPMLAALGLTVAKMSGRGLAHTGGTIDKLESFPGWTAELPEERFLAQAREIGLALVGQSRDLAPADGKLYALRDVTATVPSLPLIASSIMSKKLASGAQTIVLDVKVGAGAFMGTLPEGEALARVMVEIGTRAGRQVRAVLTDMDTPLGRMAGNSLEVQEALATLRGEGPEDLTELCVALAVEALAAHGEDPAQAEARARQTLRGGSALARFRDFVAAQGGDAGLVDAPERLDVAPDRAEVGAPASGFVARIDALSVGRAVLALGGGRERKGEAIDHGVGVELLKKPGEAVQEGEAALRVYHRGGRGLERALDLLAAGLTVAPQAPAPEPLILGRVN; this is translated from the coding sequence ATGACCTCTTCTCCTTTCTCTGTCCCTGATCTGCTTCAGAAAAAGCGCGACGGCGGCGAGCATACGCGCGCCGAACTCGAAGCGCTTGTCCTGGGGTTCACGCGCGGCGAGGTTCCCGACTACCAGCTGAGCGCGTGGCTGATGGCGGTGTTTCTGCGTGGGATGACGCCTCAGGAGACAGCGGACCTGACCCTCACCATGGCGGCGAGCGGCGATCAACTCGACCTCGCTGGCCTGAGCCATACCGTGGACAAGCACTCGACCGGCGGCGTCGGCGACAAGACGAGTTTGGTTCTGACCCCTATGCTCGCCGCGCTCGGCCTCACCGTCGCCAAGATGAGCGGACGGGGCCTCGCGCACACCGGGGGAACCATCGATAAACTGGAAAGCTTTCCCGGCTGGACCGCGGAGCTGCCCGAGGAGCGCTTCCTGGCCCAGGCGCGCGAGATCGGGCTCGCCCTCGTCGGCCAGAGCCGCGATCTCGCCCCCGCGGACGGCAAGCTCTACGCGCTGCGCGACGTGACCGCTACCGTGCCGAGCCTGCCCCTGATCGCCAGCTCGATCATGTCCAAAAAGCTGGCCTCAGGCGCGCAGACCATCGTTCTCGACGTGAAGGTGGGCGCCGGGGCGTTTATGGGCACGCTGCCGGAGGGTGAGGCGCTCGCGCGGGTGATGGTCGAGATCGGCACGCGGGCTGGACGACAGGTGCGCGCCGTGCTCACCGACATGGATACGCCCCTCGGGCGCATGGCTGGCAACAGTCTGGAGGTGCAAGAAGCCCTCGCCACCCTGCGCGGCGAAGGCCCGGAAGACCTGACCGAGCTGTGCGTGGCGCTCGCTGTTGAAGCCCTCGCGGCCCACGGGGAAGATCCTGCCCAGGCGGAGGCCCGGGCCCGGCAGACCCTGCGGGGCGGCTCGGCACTCGCCAGGTTCCGGGACTTCGTGGCGGCTCAGGGGGGAGACGCGGGCCTGGTCGATGCCCCGGAGAGGCTCGACGTGGCCCCGGACCGCGCCGAGGTGGGGGCCCCGGCGAGCGGCTTCGTCGCCCGCATCGACGCCCTGAGCGTGGGGCGCGCGGTGCTGGCCCTCGGGGGCGGGCGTGAGCGCAAGGGCGAGGCCATCGATCACGGCGTCGGGGTCGAACTGTTGAAAAAGCCCGGGGAAGCTGTGCAGGAAGGAGAAGCGGCGCTGCGGGTCTATCACCGGGGCGGGCGCGGTCTGGAGCGGGCCCTCGACCTGTTGGCTGCGGGGCTGACGGTCGCGCCGCAGGCTCCGGCTCCGGAGCCGCTGATCCTGGGCCGTGTCAATTGA
- the rpsN gene encoding 30S ribosomal protein S14, with protein sequence MANKSKLAKQKQREKTVEKYAAKRAELKAAGDYYGLSQLPRDASPTRLHNRCEFTGRPRGYIRFFGVSRIVLREMAHKGELPGVKKASW encoded by the coding sequence ATGGCGAACAAGAGCAAGCTTGCCAAGCAGAAGCAGCGCGAGAAGACGGTGGAGAAATACGCCGCCAAGCGCGCCGAGCTGAAAGCGGCGGGCGACTACTACGGCCTGAGCCAGCTGCCGCGCGACGCGAGCCCCACCCGGTTGCACAACCGCTGCGAGTTCACGGGCCGTCCGCGTGGCTACATCCGGTTTTTCGGTGTGAGCCGCATCGTGCTGCGCGAAATGGCGCATAAGGGCGAACTGCCCGGCGTCAAGAAGGCGAGCTGGTAA
- the rpsH gene encoding 30S ribosomal protein S8, with the protein MLSDPIADMLTRIRNATRTHKETVDIPASKFKEELAKLLVREGYVQSVERTRPEGQKFDVLRVTLKYGAKREQVIKHIERISRPGRRAYVSAENLPRIQRGLGVAVVSTSKGLLPDREARKQGVGGEVICVLW; encoded by the coding sequence ATGTTGAGTGATCCCATCGCCGATATGCTCACGCGTATTCGCAACGCGACGCGCACCCACAAGGAGACCGTGGATATCCCGGCCTCCAAGTTCAAGGAAGAGCTCGCCAAGCTGCTCGTGCGTGAAGGTTACGTCCAGAGCGTCGAGCGCACCCGCCCCGAAGGCCAGAAGTTCGACGTGCTGCGCGTGACCCTGAAGTACGGCGCCAAGCGCGAGCAGGTCATCAAGCACATCGAGCGCATCAGCCGTCCTGGCCGGCGCGCGTACGTGAGCGCCGAAAACCTGCCCCGCATCCAGCGCGGCCTGGGTGTCGCCGTCGTCTCGACGAGCAAAGGCCTGCTGCCCGACCGCGAAGCCCGCAAGCAGGGCGTCGGCGGCGAAGTCATCTGCGTCCTCTGGTAA
- the rplF gene encoding 50S ribosomal protein L6 — protein MSRIGRQPIAVPSGVTVNAQGGVFKVKGPKGELTVPYNPELNIKQEGDQLLVERPSDQQRHRALHGLTRTLVANAVKGVSDGYTINLELKGVGFRAKLAGKNLEMTIGFSHPVVIEPPAGVSFTVPEPTRIDVSGIDKQLVGQVAANVREVRKPDAYHGKGVRFVGEKIALKAGKAGATGGKGKK, from the coding sequence ATGTCCCGTATCGGTAGACAACCCATCGCCGTGCCGAGCGGCGTGACCGTGAACGCCCAGGGCGGCGTGTTCAAGGTCAAGGGGCCCAAAGGCGAACTGACGGTTCCCTACAACCCCGAACTGAACATCAAGCAGGAAGGCGATCAGCTGCTCGTCGAGCGTCCCTCGGACCAGCAGCGTCACCGCGCCCTGCACGGCCTGACCCGCACCCTCGTCGCGAATGCGGTGAAGGGCGTGTCGGACGGCTACACCATCAACCTCGAACTCAAGGGCGTGGGGTTCCGTGCCAAGCTCGCGGGCAAGAACCTCGAGATGACCATCGGTTTCTCGCACCCGGTCGTGATCGAGCCGCCCGCCGGCGTGAGCTTCACGGTGCCCGAGCCGACCCGCATCGATGTGAGCGGGATCGACAAGCAGCTGGTCGGTCAGGTCGCGGCCAACGTGCGCGAGGTGCGCAAGCCTGACGCCTACCACGGCAAGGGCGTGCGCTTCGTCGGCGAGAAGATCGCCCTCAAGGCTGGTAAGGCCGGCGCCACCGGCGGGAAAGGGAAGAAATAA
- the rplR gene encoding 50S ribosomal protein L18 — protein sequence MASATTIRRKLRTRRKVRVAAAERPRLSVFRSSKHIYAQIIDDVQGKTLASASSASLKSGTKTDTAAAVGQALAAAAIEKGVKQVVFDRGSYKYHGRVKALADAAREGGLDF from the coding sequence ATGGCTAGCGCAACGACCATTCGCCGCAAGCTGCGGACCCGCCGCAAGGTGCGCGTCGCGGCCGCCGAACGCCCCCGCCTGAGCGTCTTCCGCTCCAGCAAGCACATCTACGCCCAGATCATCGACGACGTGCAGGGCAAGACGCTCGCCTCGGCGAGCAGCGCGTCTCTGAAGAGTGGCACCAAGACCGACACCGCCGCCGCCGTGGGTCAGGCCCTCGCCGCCGCCGCGATCGAGAAGGGTGTCAAGCAGGTCGTGTTCGACCGTGGCAGCTACAAGTACCACGGACGTGTCAAAGCGCTCGCAGACGCGGCGCGGGAGGGTGGCCTTGACTTTTAA
- the rpsE gene encoding 30S ribosomal protein S5 — translation MTFNRRNDRMESSEFEEKMLFVNRTSKTYQGGRRFRFAALVILGDRNGRVGMGIGKAKEVPVAIEKAKAVARKNMIMVPVENGTIPHEIVGVNSTSRVLLKPAGPGTGVIAGTVPRSIAELAGITNMLSKELGSRNKVNVAYAVFDGFKNLRTAKQVRALRGTEERAQQVTTATPAGGAQ, via the coding sequence TTGACTTTTAATCGTCGCAACGACCGCATGGAGAGCAGCGAGTTCGAAGAGAAGATGCTCTTCGTCAACCGCACCTCCAAGACCTACCAGGGCGGACGCCGCTTCCGCTTTGCCGCGCTTGTGATTCTGGGCGACCGCAACGGCCGCGTCGGCATGGGCATCGGCAAGGCCAAGGAAGTGCCGGTCGCCATCGAGAAGGCCAAGGCGGTCGCCCGCAAGAACATGATCATGGTGCCGGTGGAAAACGGTACGATTCCCCACGAGATCGTCGGGGTCAACTCCACGAGCCGCGTGCTGCTCAAGCCCGCCGGCCCCGGTACCGGCGTGATCGCGGGCACCGTGCCCCGCTCGATCGCCGAACTTGCCGGCATCACCAACATGCTGTCCAAGGAACTCGGCAGCCGCAACAAGGTGAACGTAGCCTACGCCGTGTTCGACGGCTTCAAGAACCTGCGTACCGCCAAGCAGGTCCGCGCCCTGCGCGGAACCGAAGAGCGCGCTCAGCAGGTGACCACCGCCACTCCGGCTGGAGGTGCCCAATGA
- the rpmD gene encoding 50S ribosomal protein L30, translated as MKIKLVRSVIGRPDNQVQTIRALGLKKIGDSREVSDAPAVRGMVKTVKHLLEVQE; from the coding sequence ATGAAGATCAAGCTCGTCCGCAGCGTCATCGGTCGGCCGGACAACCAGGTCCAGACCATTCGGGCGCTGGGGCTGAAAAAGATCGGCGACAGCCGTGAAGTCAGCGACGCTCCTGCCGTGCGCGGCATGGTGAAGACCGTCAAGCATCTGCTGGAGGTGCAGGAATGA
- the rplO gene encoding 50S ribosomal protein L15 — protein MKLHDLKPTPGSRRDRKRVGRGPGGTDKTAGRGHKGQKSRSGAGKGSFFEGGRSRLIARLPKRGFNNVGTTYEVVKLSQLQDIEETTFDRETLEAYRLVRRKNRPVKLLASGEISRAVTVHVDAASAAAVKAIEAAGGQVVLPAAQPEQDQTEQGEAKAE, from the coding sequence ATGAAACTCCACGATCTCAAGCCCACTCCGGGCAGCCGCCGCGACCGCAAGCGCGTCGGTCGTGGCCCCGGCGGCACCGACAAGACCGCCGGCCGCGGGCACAAGGGCCAAAAGTCCCGGTCGGGCGCCGGTAAAGGCTCGTTCTTTGAAGGGGGCCGCAGCCGCCTGATCGCCCGCTTGCCCAAGCGCGGCTTCAACAACGTGGGCACCACCTACGAAGTCGTGAAGCTCTCGCAGCTTCAGGACATCGAGGAAACCACCTTCGACCGCGAGACGCTCGAAGCCTACCGACTCGTGCGCCGCAAGAACCGTCCGGTCAAGCTGCTCGCCAGCGGTGAAATCAGCCGCGCCGTGACGGTGCATGTGGACGCCGCGAGCGCCGCCGCCGTGAAGGCCATCGAAGCGGCGGGCGGTCAGGTCGTGCTCCCTGCTGCCCAGCCCGAGCAGGACCAGACTGAGCAGGGCGAGGCGAAGGCGGAGTAA